Proteins encoded by one window of Halomonas chromatireducens:
- a CDS encoding AEC family transporter: protein MTAQIIATLLPVFLIAGCGTLYGRFRTPDIRSLNTLNMEIFVPMLVFAVLADRQAPLAEYAGLALAAAVVVLGSGLVLWPVAKLLKLEPKTFLPPMMFNNSGNMGIPLLVLAFGEAALPAAVVLFIVEMLLHFSVGLYILSPRTPLWRLLRMPIVLASIAGLGFNLGGVPLPGWLLEALHMLGGVCIPLMLFALGVRMLDIDFGDWKTGLLGALLCPLSGLILAVPMILWLELTGLQAASLWVFAALPPAVLNYLVAEQYKQEPHKVASLVLIGNLGSLVVMPIVLALVFMHVYPGAS, encoded by the coding sequence ATGACCGCACAGATAATCGCCACGCTGCTACCGGTATTCCTGATCGCAGGCTGTGGCACCCTCTATGGGCGCTTTCGCACCCCGGATATCCGCAGCCTCAATACCCTCAATATGGAAATCTTTGTGCCGATGCTGGTGTTCGCCGTCCTGGCGGACCGGCAGGCCCCATTGGCGGAGTATGCCGGGCTGGCACTGGCGGCGGCTGTGGTGGTGCTGGGTTCCGGCCTGGTGCTGTGGCCGGTGGCCAAGCTGCTGAAGCTGGAGCCGAAGACGTTCCTGCCACCAATGATGTTCAATAACTCGGGCAACATGGGGATCCCACTGCTGGTACTGGCTTTCGGTGAGGCGGCCCTGCCGGCGGCGGTCGTGCTGTTCATCGTCGAGATGCTGCTGCACTTCTCCGTGGGGCTCTATATTCTCAGCCCGCGTACACCGTTGTGGCGACTGCTGCGTATGCCCATCGTGCTGGCAAGCATCGCTGGCCTGGGCTTCAATCTGGGCGGAGTGCCATTGCCGGGATGGCTGCTCGAGGCACTGCATATGCTGGGAGGCGTCTGCATCCCCCTGATGCTGTTCGCGCTGGGGGTGCGCATGCTGGATATCGACTTCGGCGACTGGAAGACCGGGCTGCTCGGCGCCTTGCTCTGCCCGCTCTCTGGGCTGATCCTGGCTGTGCCCATGATCCTGTGGCTGGAGCTGACCGGTCTGCAAGCGGCGTCGCTGTGGGTATTTGCCGCCTTGCCACCGGCTGTGCTCAACTATCTGGTGGCCGAGCAGTACAAGCAGGAGCCCCACAAGGTGGCTTCGCTGGTGTTGATCGGTAACCTGGGGAGCCTGGTGGTGATGCCCATCGTCCTGGCTCTGGTGTTCATGCATGTCTATCCTGGCGCCAGTTGA
- a CDS encoding copper resistance protein NlpE N-terminal domain-containing protein, translating to MQIRTLLAGSAMLALLAGCAAGPMDDRADPAMDDAEVAYQGTLPCRNCAGIDLDVRLMGDEQASLEERTFTLRASYREHPQEPPDENYAGNWEVLSGTAVDPDATVYELTPDGEGQIYYFLRIDETTLELIDPQRRRFQNNEALQLQRL from the coding sequence ATGCAAATCAGGACCCTGCTGGCTGGCTCGGCCATGCTGGCCTTACTGGCCGGTTGTGCAGCCGGCCCGATGGATGATCGTGCCGACCCGGCGATGGATGACGCCGAAGTGGCCTACCAAGGCACACTGCCCTGCCGCAACTGCGCAGGGATCGATCTGGATGTGCGGCTCATGGGAGATGAGCAGGCCTCCCTGGAGGAGCGCACCTTTACACTGCGTGCCAGCTATCGCGAACACCCGCAGGAGCCACCGGATGAGAATTACGCTGGCAACTGGGAGGTGCTCAGCGGTACCGCGGTCGATCCTGATGCCACTGTCTACGAGCTGACTCCCGATGGGGAAGGGCAGATCTACTACTTCCTGCGCATCGACGAGACAACGCTGGAGCTGATCGACCCCCAGCGGCGCCGGTTCCAGAACAACGAAGCCTTGCAGTTACAGCGTCTGTAA
- the radA gene encoding DNA repair protein RadA, with protein sequence MAKAKSAFVCTECGAEYSKWQGQCSSCQEWNTLTEVRLSAARPGAATSGATGRSGYAGNLSREVVDLGNVDLSEVPRLSSTFEEFDRVLGGGLVPGSAVLLGGHPGAGKSTLLLQTACKLAQSRQVLYVTGEESLSQVAMRAHRLQLPTRGLKMLAETSVETVLAVAERERPEILVIDSIQTMHLEDIASAPGGVAQVRESAAALTRFAKQSNTVLLLVGHVTKDGSLAGPKVLEHMIDASLLLEGGADSRFRTLRGQKNRFGAVNELGVFAMLEHGLKEVKNPSAIFLSRSETLASGSLVMVVWEGTRPLLVEVQALLDESALGNPRRVAVGLDQNRLAMLLAVLHRHGGLFTGDQDVFLNVVGGVKVLETSADLAVLLAVVSSLQNRPLPRELVVFGEVGLSGEIRPVPSGQERIVEAAKHGFTRAIVPRGNAPKRAPAGMEVVAVDKLTDALEAL encoded by the coding sequence ATGGCCAAAGCGAAAAGCGCCTTTGTTTGCACCGAATGCGGTGCGGAGTACAGCAAGTGGCAGGGCCAGTGCTCGAGCTGCCAGGAGTGGAATACGCTGACTGAGGTGAGGCTGTCTGCCGCCCGCCCCGGTGCGGCTACGTCGGGTGCCACCGGTCGCAGCGGCTATGCGGGAAACCTTTCTCGGGAAGTGGTGGATCTGGGCAATGTCGACCTTTCCGAGGTGCCGAGGCTCTCCTCCACCTTCGAGGAGTTCGACCGCGTGCTGGGTGGCGGCCTGGTGCCCGGCTCGGCGGTGCTGCTGGGTGGGCATCCGGGCGCCGGCAAGTCGACCCTGCTGCTGCAGACCGCCTGCAAGCTGGCTCAGTCCCGCCAGGTGCTCTATGTCACCGGCGAGGAGTCGCTTTCCCAGGTGGCGATGCGGGCCCACCGGCTTCAGCTGCCCACCCGTGGTCTCAAGATGCTGGCAGAGACCAGCGTCGAAACCGTGCTGGCCGTCGCTGAGCGCGAGCGCCCGGAGATACTGGTCATCGATTCGATCCAGACCATGCATCTGGAGGATATCGCCTCGGCTCCGGGTGGGGTGGCGCAGGTGCGAGAGTCGGCCGCCGCCCTGACTCGCTTCGCCAAGCAGAGCAATACCGTGCTGCTACTGGTGGGCCATGTGACCAAGGATGGATCGCTGGCAGGCCCCAAGGTGCTCGAGCACATGATCGATGCATCGCTGCTGCTCGAGGGTGGTGCCGATTCGCGTTTTCGCACCCTGCGTGGACAGAAGAATCGCTTCGGGGCGGTCAACGAGCTCGGCGTGTTCGCCATGCTCGAGCACGGGCTCAAGGAAGTGAAGAACCCGAGTGCCATCTTTCTTTCACGCAGCGAGACGCTGGCCTCGGGCAGCCTGGTCATGGTGGTGTGGGAAGGGACACGACCACTGTTGGTGGAGGTGCAGGCGCTCCTCGACGAGTCGGCCCTGGGCAATCCGCGCCGGGTTGCCGTGGGCCTCGACCAGAATCGCCTGGCCATGCTGCTGGCGGTACTGCATCGCCATGGTGGCCTGTTCACCGGCGACCAGGACGTCTTCCTCAACGTGGTGGGTGGGGTTAAGGTGCTGGAGACCAGCGCGGATCTGGCGGTGCTGCTGGCGGTAGTCTCCAGCCTGCAGAATCGCCCATTGCCGCGGGAGCTGGTGGTATTCGGGGAGGTGGGGCTATCCGGCGAGATTCGCCCGGTGCCCAGCGGGCAGGAGCGCATCGTCGAGGCGGCAAAGCACGGCTTCACCCGGGCCATCGTGCCCAGGGGCAACGCGCCAAAGCGCGCCCCGGCAGGCATGGAGGTGGTTGCCGTGGACAAGCTGACCGATGCCCTGGAGGCCCTGTAA
- the selD gene encoding selenide, water dikinase SelD, with product MSAIRLTQYSHGAGCGCKIAPDVLDSILAKAGPGAGHKGLLVGNQGREDAAVYDLGDGRGMIATTDFFMPIVDDPFDFGRIAATNATSDVYAMGGTPVLALGILGWPLDKLGPEIAGDVVAGAQSVCRELGLALAGGHSIDAPEPIFGLAVNGLVDLEHLKLNKGAQVGDLLFLTKPLGVGFLTTAEKQGLLESGHQTLARETMLKANQIGIDLAKVKGVHAMTDVTGFGLAGHLSEVCTASGVAARIDFRRLPRLAEAEAYRRRGAVPGGTHRNREALGTALKEMDEPHWQWLCDPQTSGGLLISVHPSWEDDVERIGRAHGIELVPFGEIIPAGGAALIEVRG from the coding sequence ATGAGTGCAATCCGCCTGACCCAGTACAGCCATGGCGCTGGATGCGGCTGCAAGATCGCCCCTGACGTACTTGACAGCATCCTGGCCAAGGCTGGCCCGGGTGCCGGCCACAAGGGCCTGCTCGTCGGTAATCAGGGGCGTGAGGATGCTGCCGTCTACGACCTGGGTGATGGCCGCGGCATGATTGCCACCACCGACTTCTTCATGCCCATCGTCGACGACCCCTTCGACTTCGGGCGTATCGCCGCCACCAATGCCACCAGCGATGTCTATGCCATGGGCGGCACGCCGGTACTGGCCCTGGGGATTCTCGGCTGGCCGCTGGACAAGCTGGGGCCGGAGATCGCCGGTGACGTGGTGGCCGGTGCCCAGTCGGTATGCCGCGAGCTCGGCCTTGCCCTGGCTGGTGGCCACTCCATCGACGCCCCCGAGCCGATCTTTGGCCTGGCGGTCAATGGGCTGGTGGACCTCGAGCACCTGAAGCTCAACAAGGGCGCGCAGGTCGGCGACCTGCTGTTCCTGACCAAGCCGCTGGGGGTGGGGTTTCTGACCACGGCAGAGAAGCAGGGGCTGCTTGAGTCCGGGCACCAGACGCTGGCCCGGGAGACCATGCTGAAAGCCAATCAGATCGGCATCGACCTCGCCAAGGTGAAGGGCGTGCACGCCATGACCGACGTGACCGGCTTCGGCCTGGCCGGTCACCTTTCCGAAGTGTGCACCGCCAGCGGTGTGGCGGCGCGGATCGACTTCCGGCGCCTGCCGCGGCTGGCCGAGGCCGAGGCGTATCGTCGGCGTGGCGCCGTGCCGGGCGGTACCCATCGCAACCGTGAGGCCCTGGGAACCGCGCTCAAGGAGATGGATGAGCCCCACTGGCAGTGGCTCTGTGATCCCCAGACCTCAGGCGGCCTGCTGATCTCGGTCCACCCCTCCTGGGAGGATGACGTGGAGCGTATCGGTCGTGCCCATGGCATCGAGCTGGTGCCGTTTGGCGAGATCATCCCGGCCGGAGGTGCGGCGCTGATAGAGGTGCGCGGATGA
- the mnmH gene encoding tRNA 2-selenouridine(34) synthase MnmH has protein sequence MSLPLVEPDLSLLREGRVLIDVRAPVEFAQGGLPGAVNLPLMDDEERHLVGIEYKERGQQAAIELGQRLVSGGIKAARVTAWHSLLQAQPEAIVYCFRGGLRSQIAQQWLADVGFERPRIRGGWKAMRQGLCARIDAAAEQPLLVIGGLTGCAKTALIQRLPNGLDLEGCARHKGSAFGRHPLPAPSQIDFEHAMGLRLLSLDGPLVVEDESRQIGAASVPLAFWRAMEQAPRIRVEMPLDWRIGQIQKDYIDDLWAIYRHQFGEWLGWTLMRKQLATALSRLRKRLGSARLSRIARLQALAFREHERGNTQAHEAWLAPLLTEYYDPMYRYQLERRDPQRFLHVGDWDSCLAAARSWSAEAPRHDPERLQPA, from the coding sequence ATGAGCTTGCCGCTGGTTGAACCCGATCTCAGCCTGCTGCGCGAGGGACGCGTGCTGATCGATGTGCGTGCGCCGGTCGAGTTCGCCCAGGGCGGTCTGCCCGGTGCGGTCAACCTGCCGTTGATGGATGACGAGGAGCGCCATCTGGTCGGGATCGAATACAAGGAGCGCGGCCAGCAGGCGGCCATCGAGCTCGGCCAGCGGCTGGTCAGCGGCGGCATCAAGGCGGCTCGGGTGACGGCCTGGCACTCACTGCTGCAAGCGCAGCCCGAGGCCATCGTCTACTGTTTTCGCGGTGGGCTGCGTTCGCAGATCGCCCAGCAGTGGCTGGCCGACGTGGGGTTCGAGCGGCCCCGTATCCGCGGTGGCTGGAAGGCCATGCGGCAGGGGCTGTGTGCACGCATCGACGCCGCCGCCGAGCAGCCGCTGCTGGTGATCGGTGGGCTCACCGGCTGTGCCAAGACGGCGCTGATCCAGCGGCTGCCCAACGGTCTGGACCTGGAGGGCTGCGCCCGACACAAGGGCTCCGCCTTTGGCCGTCACCCGCTGCCGGCACCCTCTCAGATCGATTTCGAACACGCCATGGGGCTGCGCCTGCTCTCGCTTGACGGCCCGCTGGTGGTGGAGGACGAGTCACGCCAGATCGGCGCGGCCAGCGTGCCGCTGGCCTTCTGGCGAGCCATGGAGCAGGCACCGCGTATCCGCGTGGAGATGCCGCTGGACTGGCGTATCGGCCAGATCCAGAAGGACTACATCGATGACCTCTGGGCTATCTACCGCCACCAGTTCGGAGAATGGCTGGGCTGGACGCTGATGCGCAAGCAGCTCGCCACCGCCCTGTCGCGGCTGAGAAAACGGCTGGGCAGTGCTCGCCTGTCACGTATCGCCAGGCTTCAGGCCCTGGCCTTTCGCGAGCACGAGCGCGGTAACACCCAGGCCCATGAGGCGTGGCTGGCGCCGCTGCTGACGGAATACTACGACCCCATGTACCGCTATCAGCTCGAACGGCGCGATCCCCAGCGGTTCCTGCACGTGGGCGACTGGGATAGCTGCCTGGCGGCTGCGCGCTCCTGGTCGGCCGAAGCGCCGCGACATGACCCGGAGCGGCTGCAGCCAGCCTGA
- a CDS encoding type 1 glutamine amidotransferase — MHLHLLQHSPHHGPARIADWLDSMGHSHTVFHLYAGEAPPDLADCDALIALDGAMNIDDVATHPWLKRERKLIGRALDGNKPLLGIGMGARLIAAELGATVGRGTFAEVGWHEVTLAPESPFDLPEQFTAFMWHGDVFALPDDALPLGGSPVSPVQGFAWDAGRALGLLCHIEVTRAGVAELLDCEERPKGSDASPHVQAREAILADTSRFDRLAPLLDRLLSQWLRSTPA; from the coding sequence ATGCATCTACACCTGCTTCAACACAGCCCGCACCACGGCCCCGCCCGCATCGCCGACTGGCTGGACAGCATGGGTCACAGCCATACGGTGTTTCATCTGTACGCCGGCGAGGCGCCCCCCGACCTGGCCGACTGCGATGCCCTGATCGCGCTCGATGGCGCCATGAACATCGATGACGTCGCGACCCATCCCTGGCTCAAGCGCGAGCGAAAGCTGATCGGCCGGGCACTGGATGGCAACAAGCCCCTGCTGGGCATTGGCATGGGGGCCAGGCTGATCGCTGCGGAGCTGGGCGCCACGGTGGGTCGGGGCACCTTTGCCGAAGTTGGCTGGCACGAGGTGACGCTGGCGCCAGAGAGCCCTTTCGACCTGCCGGAACAGTTCACCGCCTTCATGTGGCATGGCGATGTCTTCGCCCTGCCCGACGACGCCCTGCCACTGGGCGGCAGCCCGGTCAGCCCCGTTCAGGGCTTCGCCTGGGATGCGGGTAGAGCCCTTGGCCTGCTGTGCCATATCGAGGTGACCCGCGCCGGCGTGGCCGAGCTGCTGGACTGCGAGGAGCGGCCGAAAGGCAGCGACGCGAGCCCTCACGTGCAGGCTCGCGAGGCGATCCTGGCCGATACGTCCCGTTTCGACCGGCTGGCGCCACTGCTCGATCGCCTGCTCAGTCAATGGTTGCGGAGCACACCTGCCTGA
- a CDS encoding MGMT family protein gives MKPALREQILTIIAEIPAGRVTTYGRIAAMTDGGTPRLVARALRDLPEGHDLPWFRVITASRRLADHPGAVEQRARLVSEGVLFDGGGRVASEILWP, from the coding sequence ATGAAGCCGGCGCTGCGGGAACAGATACTGACGATCATCGCCGAGATACCGGCAGGCCGTGTTACCACCTATGGCCGCATCGCGGCGATGACCGACGGTGGCACGCCACGGCTGGTGGCCAGGGCGCTGCGGGATCTTCCTGAAGGACACGACCTGCCCTGGTTTCGCGTGATCACGGCGTCGCGTCGTCTGGCTGACCACCCTGGTGCCGTCGAACAGCGCGCACGGCTGGTTTCCGAAGGCGTGCTGTTCGATGGCGGTGGGCGGGTTGCCAGCGAGATCCTGTGGCCATGA
- a CDS encoding YjaG family protein, with product MSQPTGGFHQRLQALSPRQQQAFMAALCERLLPNYGLYAQTTGEGNPAGLRAILDLVWEQLAVKEARIDFDRQAEKLAELEPTATDDSFGVRRAVEAVVALSALLDTLRGEAPDAVLEVSRVSKGGVRAFIELTEGEEDAQRLAVRIREHPLMADEIDFQDAVLEAAEESLDREALKALRRLGCNEGVSNLGLEAG from the coding sequence ATGAGTCAGCCAACCGGTGGCTTTCATCAGCGCCTTCAGGCCCTTTCGCCGCGTCAGCAGCAAGCCTTTATGGCGGCGCTGTGCGAGCGGCTGCTACCCAACTACGGGCTCTATGCCCAGACGACCGGTGAAGGCAACCCTGCCGGCCTGAGGGCGATTCTTGACCTGGTATGGGAACAGCTGGCGGTCAAGGAGGCGCGCATCGACTTCGACCGCCAGGCCGAGAAGCTGGCCGAACTGGAGCCGACGGCGACAGACGATAGCTTCGGCGTCCGCCGGGCGGTGGAGGCGGTGGTGGCACTGTCGGCGTTGCTGGATACCCTGCGCGGCGAGGCCCCCGATGCGGTGCTGGAGGTCAGTCGTGTCTCCAAGGGCGGTGTGCGTGCCTTCATCGAACTGACCGAAGGAGAGGAAGACGCCCAGCGCCTGGCGGTCCGCATTCGGGAGCACCCGCTGATGGCGGACGAGATCGACTTTCAGGATGCGGTACTGGAGGCGGCCGAGGAAAGTCTCGACCGAGAGGCTCTCAAGGCGCTGCGTCGGCTAGGGTGTAACGAAGGTGTGAGCAATCTAGGGCTCGAAGCGGGCTAG
- the hisF gene encoding imidazole glycerol phosphate synthase subunit HisF: MGLSKRIIPCLDVDAGRVVKGVNFIGIRDAGDPVEIAQRYNLQGADEITFLDITASHEDRDTTVEMVERIAGEVFIPLTVGGGIRTCDDIRTMLNAGADKVSINTAAVNNPEFVREAADRFGSQCIVVAIDAKRVSGEGEPPRWEIFTHGGRRPTGLDAVEWAKKMVAYGAGELLLTSMDRDGTKSGFDLGVTHAISEAVTVPVIASGGVGTLDHLVEGVLEGGADAVLAASIFHFGEYTIPEAKRYMAERGIEMRL; the protein is encoded by the coding sequence ATGGGTCTTTCCAAGCGTATCATCCCCTGTCTCGACGTCGATGCCGGCCGCGTGGTCAAGGGTGTGAACTTCATCGGCATCCGCGATGCCGGCGACCCGGTGGAGATCGCCCAGCGCTATAACCTCCAGGGCGCCGACGAGATCACCTTTCTCGACATCACGGCGAGCCACGAGGACCGCGACACCACCGTCGAAATGGTCGAACGCATCGCCGGCGAGGTGTTCATCCCGCTGACCGTGGGCGGCGGCATCCGCACCTGCGACGACATTCGCACCATGCTCAATGCCGGCGCCGACAAGGTGTCGATCAACACCGCTGCGGTGAACAACCCGGAATTCGTGCGCGAGGCCGCCGACCGCTTCGGCAGCCAGTGTATCGTGGTGGCCATCGATGCCAAGCGGGTCTCCGGTGAAGGCGAGCCGCCCCGCTGGGAAATTTTCACCCACGGTGGCCGCCGCCCTACCGGGCTCGATGCCGTGGAGTGGGCGAAGAAGATGGTAGCGTACGGTGCCGGTGAGCTGTTGCTGACCAGCATGGATCGTGACGGCACCAAGTCGGGCTTCGACCTGGGCGTGACGCATGCCATCAGCGAGGCGGTGACCGTGCCGGTCATCGCCTCAGGCGGTGTCGGCACACTGGACCACCTGGTGGAAGGGGTGTTGGAGGGTGGTGCCGATGCGGTACTGGCGGCCAGCATCTTCCACTTTGGCGAATACACCATTCCCGAGGCCAAGCGCTACATGGCCGAGCGCGGAATCGAGATGCGGCTTTAA
- the hisA gene encoding 1-(5-phosphoribosyl)-5-[(5-phosphoribosylamino)methylideneamino]imidazole-4-carboxamide isomerase — translation MLVIPAIDLKDGKCVRLKQGRMDDATTYGDDPVAMAARWVEAGARRLHLVDLNGAFEGRPINGEAVTAIAKRWPELPIQIGGGIRSADTIEHYLSAGVSYVIIGTKAVKEPAFVGEMCRAFPGHVIVGLDARDGYVATDGWAEVSSVKATDLAKRFADDGVSSIVYTDIARDGMMNGVNVEATAQLAREGGLPVIASGGVTNLDDLRALVAAGEPGILGAITGRAIYEGSLDVATGQRLCDELTAGLDRAGS, via the coding sequence ATGCTGGTAATACCCGCCATCGATCTCAAGGACGGCAAGTGCGTGCGACTGAAGCAAGGCCGCATGGATGACGCCACCACCTACGGCGACGACCCCGTGGCCATGGCTGCGCGCTGGGTCGAGGCCGGCGCACGCCGCCTGCATCTGGTCGACCTGAATGGTGCCTTCGAGGGCAGGCCGATCAACGGCGAGGCCGTGACAGCCATTGCAAAACGCTGGCCGGAGCTGCCGATCCAGATCGGCGGTGGCATCCGCTCCGCCGATACCATCGAGCACTACCTCTCCGCCGGGGTCTCCTACGTGATCATCGGTACCAAGGCAGTCAAGGAGCCCGCCTTCGTCGGCGAGATGTGTCGCGCCTTCCCCGGCCATGTCATCGTCGGCCTCGATGCCCGTGACGGCTACGTCGCCACCGACGGCTGGGCCGAAGTCTCCAGCGTCAAGGCCACCGACCTGGCCAAGCGCTTCGCCGACGACGGGGTCTCCAGCATCGTCTACACCGACATCGCCCGCGACGGGATGATGAATGGCGTCAATGTCGAGGCCACCGCCCAGCTGGCCCGTGAGGGGGGCCTTCCGGTTATCGCTTCCGGCGGCGTCACGAATCTCGACGATCTGCGCGCACTGGTAGCAGCCGGCGAACCGGGCATACTGGGCGCCATCACCGGTCGCGCCATCTACGAAGGCTCGCTGGACGTCGCCACGGGCCAGCGGCTATGCGATGAACTGACTGCAGGGCTCGACCGAGCCGGGAGCTGA
- the hisH gene encoding imidazole glycerol phosphate synthase subunit HisH, which yields MTIAVIDYGMGNLHSVAKALEHVTHEHVIITRDPRCIHGATRLVLPGQGAIRDCMSELEKTELRGLVLELLANQSKPLLGICVGQQMLLDYSEENGGIACLGFLSGEVRHFPTDMRDANEQRLKVPHMGWNLVHQHHDHPLWNGIDQDEHFYFVHSYYAEASDDATVFGTTEYGHINAHVAIGRDATFAVQFHPEKSSRAGLKLLENFINWAP from the coding sequence ATGACCATTGCCGTCATCGACTACGGGATGGGCAATCTGCATTCGGTTGCCAAAGCCCTTGAGCATGTCACCCACGAGCATGTGATCATCACCCGCGACCCTCGCTGCATTCATGGCGCTACTCGTCTGGTGCTGCCGGGCCAGGGTGCCATTCGCGACTGCATGAGCGAACTGGAAAAGACCGAGCTGCGCGGCCTGGTGCTGGAGCTGTTGGCCAACCAGAGCAAGCCGCTGCTGGGCATCTGTGTCGGACAGCAGATGCTGCTCGATTACAGCGAGGAGAACGGCGGGATCGCCTGCCTGGGTTTTCTCTCCGGCGAGGTGAGGCACTTCCCCACGGATATGCGTGATGCCAACGAGCAGCGTCTCAAGGTGCCTCACATGGGCTGGAACCTGGTACATCAGCATCATGATCACCCGCTCTGGAACGGCATCGACCAGGACGAGCACTTCTATTTCGTGCATAGCTATTATGCCGAGGCCAGCGACGATGCCACGGTGTTCGGCACCACCGAATATGGCCATATCAATGCCCATGTGGCCATCGGCCGAGATGCTACTTTTGCCGTCCAGTTTCACCCGGAGAAGAGCTCCCGGGCAGGGCTCAAGCTACTGGAAAACTTCATCAATTGGGCCCCCTGA
- the hisB gene encoding imidazoleglycerol-phosphate dehydratase HisB yields the protein MSERIATVTRDTQETQITVTVNLDGEGRLACETGVPFLDHMLDQVARHGVLDLDIKAVGDLHIDDHHTVEDLGITLGQAFAEAVGDKRGIRRYGHAYVPLDEALSRVVIDFSGRPGLFMDVEFTRATIGRLDTQLFWEFFQGFVNHARVTLHIDNLKGFNAHHQAETIFKAFGRALRMAVEPDPRMAGQMPSTKGCL from the coding sequence ATGTCCGAGCGTATCGCCACGGTAACCCGTGACACCCAGGAAACCCAGATCACGGTAACCGTCAATCTCGATGGCGAAGGCCGGCTGGCCTGCGAGACCGGCGTCCCCTTCCTCGACCACATGCTCGACCAGGTAGCGCGCCACGGCGTGCTCGACCTGGACATCAAGGCCGTAGGCGATCTACATATCGATGACCATCATACCGTAGAGGATCTCGGCATCACGCTAGGCCAGGCATTTGCAGAGGCGGTCGGCGACAAGCGCGGCATCCGGCGCTATGGCCATGCCTATGTACCGCTGGACGAGGCGCTCTCCCGTGTCGTGATAGACTTCTCCGGTCGCCCCGGGTTGTTCATGGACGTGGAATTCACCCGCGCCACCATTGGACGGCTGGATACCCAGCTGTTCTGGGAGTTCTTCCAGGGGTTCGTCAATCATGCCCGGGTCACGCTGCATATCGACAACCTGAAGGGCTTCAATGCCCACCATCAGGCGGAAACCATCTTCAAGGCCTTCGGCCGTGCATTGCGCATGGCCGTTGAGCCGGACCCGCGCATGGCCGGCCAGATGCCGTCCACCAAGGGCTGCCTGTAG
- a CDS encoding acetyl-CoA sensor PanZ family protein, with translation MPVTLHIVDHAAWALDAQARQDLQRIYADAPAARLSAPVDDFIQHHLEAGHFFGCARFNDRLLGAVAVSADAEAWWLSELCVRKTTRRRGVGSRLLALVSSAAADRGLDLRAPASQLPMADQLLLSRLGYRLHAAGNYFELAPPLQGGGKP, from the coding sequence ATGCCGGTTACGCTTCATATCGTCGATCACGCCGCCTGGGCGTTGGATGCGCAGGCCCGGCAAGACCTGCAGCGCATTTACGCCGACGCGCCGGCTGCGCGCCTCTCCGCACCGGTGGATGACTTCATCCAGCATCACCTCGAGGCTGGCCATTTCTTCGGCTGCGCACGCTTCAATGATCGACTGCTGGGTGCCGTTGCCGTGAGTGCCGATGCCGAAGCCTGGTGGCTCTCGGAGCTCTGCGTGCGCAAGACCACCCGAAGGCGCGGTGTCGGTTCCCGCCTGCTGGCGCTGGTCAGCAGCGCCGCAGCGGACCGGGGGCTTGACCTGCGTGCGCCAGCCTCCCAGCTGCCGATGGCCGATCAACTGCTGCTTTCCCGGCTTGGTTATCGCCTGCATGCAGCCGGAAACT